The following are encoded together in the Campylobacter devanensis genome:
- the folD gene encoding bifunctional methylenetetrahydrofolate dehydrogenase/methenyltetrahydrofolate cyclohydrolase FolD — protein sequence MQIIDGKEISNRVKERVKAEAIALKDMGITPTLAVILVGEDKASQTYVASKEKSTIACEMGSVAHKLPESTTQDELLALIELLNADDSIDGILVQLPLPKHIDSNKILEAIDPSKDVDGFHPINVGKLNSGLDGFVPCTPLGIMELLKEYNIEVSGKNAVVIGRSNIVGKPMAALLLNAGATVTIAHSKTKDLAKVCQNAQIIVVAVGKPNFLTADMVNDGAVVIDVGINRLDNGKLVGDCDYDNVAPKCSMITPVPGGVGPMTIAMLLSNTLKSAKNRKLKG from the coding sequence ATGCAAATAATTGATGGTAAAGAGATAAGTAACAGAGTAAAAGAGAGAGTAAAAGCTGAAGCTATAGCTTTAAAAGATATGGGAATTACTCCAACTTTAGCAGTTATTTTAGTAGGTGAAGATAAAGCTAGTCAAACTTATGTTGCAAGTAAAGAAAAATCTACAATAGCTTGCGAAATGGGTTCAGTAGCTCATAAATTACCTGAATCTACTACTCAAGACGAGCTTTTAGCTTTGATTGAGCTTTTAAATGCAGATGATAGTATAGATGGAATTTTAGTTCAACTGCCGCTTCCAAAACATATAGATAGTAATAAAATTTTAGAAGCTATTGATCCAAGCAAAGATGTGGATGGATTTCATCCTATAAATGTAGGTAAATTAAATAGTGGATTAGATGGATTTGTGCCTTGTACGCCACTTGGGATAATGGAGCTTTTAAAAGAGTATAACATTGAAGTTAGTGGTAAAAATGCCGTGGTAATAGGAAGAAGTAATATAGTAGGTAAGCCGATGGCAGCACTGCTACTAAATGCTGGGGCTACTGTGACTATAGCTCACTCTAAAACTAAAGATTTAGCAAAAGTTTGTCAAAATGCCCAAATTATAGTAGTTGCTGTAGGTAAACCAAATTTTTTAACTGCTGATATGGTAAATGATGGAGCAGTGGTAATAGATGTAGGTATAAATCGTTTAGATAATGGTAAGTTAGTAGGTGATTGTGATTATGATAATGTAGCTCCGAAGTGTTCTATGATAACTCCTGTTCCAGGAGGAGTAGGGCCAATGACAATTGCTATGCTGCTTAGCAATACGCTAAAATCAGCTAAAAATAGAAAATTAAAAGGCTAA
- the lepB gene encoding signal peptidase I produces MRKILSKFYNFCSSWTGTVIIVLFIIFFIAQAFVIPSGSMKNTLLVGDYLFVKKFSYGIPTPHIPFVEIPVLPDSDGDGHLIASDGPKRGDIVVFRYPKDPKIHYVKRNFATGNDEVIFAPSAMYLRPSGGDDEINSKFKDADIVILGGKRFIKEPYKMAGIHYDNNTDKDNYGGLKADTFTIAGMVDFAMSEVMVPELPKINGLNFNAYYFKVPQNEYFMVGDNRENSSDSRFWGSVPYKYIVGKPWFVYLSYDENYKIRWERIGRLASSLEEMAK; encoded by the coding sequence TTGAGAAAAATTTTATCGAAATTCTATAATTTTTGTAGTAGTTGGACGGGGACAGTAATTATAGTTTTGTTTATAATATTTTTTATCGCTCAAGCATTTGTAATCCCTAGTGGCTCTATGAAAAATACTCTTTTAGTTGGAGATTATCTATTTGTAAAGAAATTTTCTTATGGAATTCCAACGCCACATATCCCTTTTGTAGAAATTCCAGTTTTACCTGATAGCGATGGTGATGGGCATTTGATAGCTAGTGATGGGCCAAAGCGTGGTGATATAGTAGTTTTTCGCTATCCAAAAGATCCTAAAATTCACTATGTAAAGCGTAATTTTGCTACTGGAAATGACGAGGTTATATTTGCTCCAAGTGCAATGTATCTAAGACCAAGCGGTGGTGATGATGAGATAAATAGTAAATTTAAAGATGCTGATATTGTAATATTAGGTGGTAAAAGATTTATAAAAGAGCCATATAAGATGGCTGGAATTCACTATGATAATAACACTGATAAAGATAATTATGGCGGATTAAAAGCTGATACATTTACTATTGCTGGTATGGTGGATTTTGCTATGAGTGAGGTAATGGTGCCAGAACTGCCTAAAATTAATGGATTAAATTTCAACGCATATTACTTTAAAGTGCCACAAAATGAGTATTTCATGGTAGGTGATAATAGAGAAAATAGCAGCGATAGTAGATTTTGGGGTTCTGTGCCTTATAAATATATAGTTGGCAAGCCGTGGTTTGTCTATCTAAGCTATGATGAAAATTACAAAATTCGCTGGGAGCGTATCGGACGCTTAGCAAGTAGCTTAGAAGAGATGGCAAAATAG
- the rpiB gene encoding ribose 5-phosphate isomerase B: MNISKIYIASDHAGYEAKMQVKSILENMGVLVIDLGTDNAKNSVDYPDFAALVANSIKSNDEFGVLICGSGIGISIAANRFSHIRCALCHNSTLARLSREHNDANVLCFGARVVGAEVIKDMVEVFFTTEFSGGRHQKRVEKLGVCQCS, translated from the coding sequence ATGAATATTTCTAAGATTTATATAGCAAGTGATCACGCTGGATATGAGGCTAAGATGCAAGTTAAGAGTATTTTAGAAAATATGGGCGTATTGGTGATAGATTTAGGAACTGATAATGCTAAAAATAGCGTGGATTATCCTGATTTTGCTGCTTTAGTGGCTAACAGTATTAAAAGTAATGATGAATTTGGTGTGTTGATATGCGGTAGTGGGATTGGTATATCTATAGCGGCAAATAGATTTTCTCATATTAGGTGCGCTTTATGTCATAACTCCACACTAGCAAGGTTATCAAGAGAGCATAATGATGCAAATGTGCTGTGTTTTGGTGCTAGAGTAGTTGGTGCTGAGGTGATTAAGGATATGGTTGAAGTATTTTTTACTACTGAATTTAGTGGTGGTAGGCATCAAAAACGAGTTGAAAAATTGGGAGTATGTCAATGTTCTTAG
- a CDS encoding adenine phosphoribosyltransferase — protein MCSLSQEQKDYLDSTIRKIADFPKPGVIFRDITTLLGDGKAFNLLMSHLYDRYKDKDIDYVVGIESRGFIFGAALADRLGVGFVPFRKKGKLPGATICEKYSLEYGVDEIEAHIDAFKPRANLLLIDDLIATGGTAKAACELILRLNGNLVEIISIIDIGIGGLKELKNYAPIYVVLQE, from the coding sequence GTGTGTAGTTTATCACAAGAACAAAAAGATTATTTAGATTCAACTATTAGGAAGATTGCTGATTTTCCAAAGCCTGGAGTGATATTTCGAGATATTACTACGCTTTTAGGCGATGGTAAGGCATTTAATCTTTTAATGTCTCATCTCTATGATAGATATAAAGATAAAGATATTGATTATGTAGTCGGGATCGAGAGCCGTGGCTTTATCTTTGGTGCGGCTTTGGCTGATAGGCTTGGGGTGGGATTTGTGCCTTTTAGAAAAAAGGGTAAATTACCAGGTGCTACTATCTGCGAAAAATACTCATTAGAGTATGGAGTAGATGAGATTGAAGCGCATATAGATGCCTTTAAACCTAGAGCAAATCTATTATTAATAGATGATCTTATAGCTACAGGTGGCACGGCTAAGGCGGCTTGTGAGCTTATTTTAAGACTTAATGGAAATTTGGTTGAAATCATCTCTATAATAGATATTGGAATTGGTGGGTTAAAAGAGCTTAAAAATTATGCGCCAATTTATGTGGTATTACAGGAGTAG
- a CDS encoding DedA family protein yields MEEFLKNLLYEYKNWAYLIIFLWCIAEGELALILGGIFAHEGHVDLGLIIFVAGLGGFVGDQIYFYIGRYNKKYIQKKLAKQRRKFAVAHLLLQKFGWPIIFMQRYMYGFRTIIPMSIGITRYSAKKFAFINLISAWVWAAITILLAWHFGQLIWAGIEWAESHWYFAVPIIGGFLASLFFGLKYMEKRILNERKKRRNEC; encoded by the coding sequence ATGGAAGAGTTTTTAAAGAATTTATTATATGAGTATAAAAATTGGGCCTATCTTATTATATTTTTATGGTGTATTGCCGAAGGAGAGTTAGCGCTTATTTTAGGTGGGATATTTGCTCATGAGGGGCATGTGGATTTGGGGCTTATAATATTTGTGGCTGGATTAGGTGGATTTGTGGGGGATCAAATTTATTTTTATATTGGTCGCTATAACAAAAAATATATCCAAAAAAAATTAGCCAAACAAAGACGCAAATTCGCCGTCGCTCACCTACTACTTCAAAAATTTGGCTGGCCGATTATCTTTATGCAGCGTTATATGTATGGATTTCGCACTATTATACCTATGAGTATAGGAATCACTAGATATAGCGCTAAAAAATTTGCTTTTATAAATTTAATTAGCGCTTGGGTATGGGCGGCTATTACGATACTTTTGGCTTGGCATTTTGGTCAGCTCATTTGGGCTGGGATAGAGTGGGCTGAGTCGCATTGGTATTTTGCGGTGCCGATTATCGGTGGATTTTTGGCTTCTTTATTTTTTGGTTTAAAATATATGGAAAAACGAATCTTAAATGAAAGGAAAAAGAGAAGAAATGAATGTTGA
- a CDS encoding leucyl aminopeptidase, producing MNVELIDKKIADILADYEIIFIVDKNLSHRFVDDLGEFDFYSYKGDGVLNLPSKRRIYVGIKNLDLNSLRLASATAFNAIKELNIKSVKIASYSGDCVKMSFEAIVEGFLLASYKFNKYKSEKKENKIEKILISTEDYNSKKIALDEAQIGIDHAHIIAEATNFTRDIVNEIPEIYTPQKMAEDAKNLSLSYANIECAIHDENYLKSQNMNAFLAVNKASIHPPRLIHLKYTPKQSIKRVVFVGKGLTYDSGGLSLKPADYMLTMKSDKSGAAAAMGIIMGAAKMELPFEIHAVLGATENMIGGNAYKPDDVLITRSGVSVEVKNTDAEGRLVLADCLDWAQSELDPELLIDMATLTGACVVGLGEYTSGVMGNSYELQSEFKNYASRSGEYLTVLEFNDHLKELIKSDIADISNISSSRYGGAITAGIFLDKFIKDEYKDRWLHLDIAGPAYVNKAWGYNPAGASGAGVRACLYYLQKLARNHQKGQN from the coding sequence ATGAATGTTGAATTAATAGATAAAAAAATAGCCGATATTTTGGCTGATTATGAGATAATTTTTATTGTTGATAAGAATTTGAGTCATAGATTTGTAGATGATTTGGGTGAGTTTGATTTTTACTCTTATAAGGGCGATGGGGTTTTAAATTTGCCTAGTAAGAGACGGATTTATGTAGGGATTAAAAATCTTGATTTAAATTCTCTTAGATTGGCGAGTGCTACAGCTTTTAATGCTATTAAAGAGCTTAATATCAAAAGTGTCAAAATCGCTAGTTATAGCGGGGATTGCGTTAAGATGAGTTTTGAGGCTATTGTTGAGGGATTTTTGTTAGCTAGTTATAAATTTAATAAATACAAAAGCGAGAAAAAAGAGAATAAAATAGAAAAAATTCTAATCTCAACTGAGGATTATAATAGCAAAAAGATCGCCCTAGATGAAGCGCAAATCGGTATAGATCACGCTCATATCATAGCTGAAGCGACTAATTTTACAAGAGATATAGTAAATGAAATTCCAGAGATCTACACCCCACAAAAGATGGCTGAAGATGCAAAAAATTTAAGTCTAAGCTATGCTAATATAGAGTGCGCTATACATGATGAAAACTACCTAAAAAGCCAAAATATGAATGCCTTTTTAGCGGTTAATAAAGCCTCAATCCATCCGCCACGCCTAATACATTTAAAATACACCCCAAAACAGAGCATTAAAAGAGTTGTATTTGTAGGTAAGGGTCTTACATATGATAGTGGCGGACTAAGCTTAAAGCCAGCTGATTATATGCTAACTATGAAAAGCGATAAGAGTGGCGCGGCGGCTGCTATGGGAATCATAATGGGAGCGGCTAAGATGGAGTTGCCATTTGAAATTCACGCCGTTTTAGGTGCGACTGAAAATATGATAGGTGGAAATGCATATAAGCCTGATGATGTGCTAATTACTCGTAGTGGAGTTAGTGTAGAGGTTAAAAATACAGATGCTGAAGGTAGGCTTGTTTTGGCCGATTGTTTGGATTGGGCGCAAAGTGAGCTTGACCCAGAGCTTCTTATAGATATGGCGACACTTACAGGTGCTTGTGTTGTAGGGCTTGGTGAATATACTAGTGGAGTTATGGGAAATAGCTATGAGTTACAAAGTGAGTTTAAAAATTACGCTAGTAGAAGTGGAGAGTATCTAACTGTTTTGGAATTTAATGATCATCTAAAAGAGCTTATAAAAAGCGATATAGCCGATATCTCAAATATCTCTTCAAGTAGATATGGTGGGGCTATTACAGCTGGAATCTTTTTGGATAAATTTATAAAAGATGAGTATAAAGATAGGTGGTTACATCTTGATATCGCTGGGCCTGCTTATGTAAATAAAGCATGGGGATATAATCCAGCTGGGGCTAGTGGAGCTGGAGTTAGAGCGTGTTTATACTATCTACAAAAATTAGCTAGAAATCATCAAAAAGGTCAGAATTAA
- the ychF gene encoding redox-regulated ATPase YchF codes for MGLSVGIVGLPNVGKSTTFNALTKASNAEAANYPFCTIEPNKAIVPVPDPRLDELAKIVKPNKIQHSVIEFVDIAGLVRGASKGEGLGNKFLSNIRETEVILHMVRCFEDSNVTHVENSVDPIRDIEIIETELILADIEQLAKKIEKLTKEAKANVKGAKESLECAKALADHLDSGKSAASFSEFDSDVFNALNKELRLLSAKEVIYGANVNEDEISIDNGYVKKVKEYAKERGAEVIKLCAKIEEELIGLDDAEAKEMLESLGASESGLESIIRTAFAKLGLISYFTAGVVEVRAWTIHKGWKAPKAASVIHNDFERGFIRAEVISYDDYIACGGEAKAKEAGKMRLEGKDYIVSDGDVMHFRFNV; via the coding sequence ATGGGATTATCAGTAGGTATTGTAGGTTTGCCAAATGTGGGTAAATCAACTACATTTAACGCACTAACAAAAGCTAGTAACGCCGAAGCGGCTAACTACCCATTTTGTACGATTGAACCAAATAAAGCTATAGTGCCAGTTCCAGATCCTAGGCTTGATGAACTCGCTAAAATCGTAAAACCAAACAAAATTCAACACTCTGTAATTGAATTTGTAGATATCGCAGGGCTTGTAAGAGGTGCTAGTAAGGGTGAAGGGCTTGGGAATAAATTTCTTTCTAATATTAGGGAAACCGAGGTGATCTTACACATGGTAAGGTGCTTTGAAGATTCTAATGTTACACATGTAGAAAATAGCGTAGATCCAATTAGAGATATCGAAATTATCGAAACTGAGCTTATACTAGCTGATATAGAGCAACTTGCTAAAAAGATTGAGAAATTAACCAAAGAGGCTAAAGCAAATGTAAAAGGTGCTAAAGAGAGCTTAGAGTGCGCTAAAGCCTTAGCAGATCATTTAGATAGTGGCAAGAGTGCGGCGTCGTTTAGTGAATTTGATAGTGATGTTTTTAACGCTTTAAATAAAGAGCTTAGACTTCTTTCAGCAAAAGAGGTTATATATGGTGCCAATGTCAATGAAGATGAAATTTCTATCGATAATGGGTATGTAAAAAAGGTAAAAGAATACGCCAAAGAGCGTGGGGCAGAGGTTATCAAGCTTTGTGCTAAGATAGAAGAGGAGCTAATAGGGCTAGATGATGCTGAGGCTAAAGAGATGTTAGAGAGCTTAGGAGCGAGTGAGAGTGGATTAGAGAGCATTATACGCACGGCATTTGCGAAGCTTGGGCTTATTAGTTATTTTACAGCTGGGGTTGTGGAAGTTAGGGCTTGGACTATACACAAAGGGTGGAAAGCCCCAAAGGCTGCGAGCGTGATACATAATGATTTTGAAAGAGGTTTTATCAGAGCTGAAGTTATCAGCTATGATGATTATATCGCTTGTGGCGGTGAAGCCAAGGCCAAAGAAGCTGGCAAGATGAGATTAGAAGGTAAGGATTATATCGTTAGTGATGGCGATGTGATGCATTTTAGATTTAATGTGTGA
- the napA gene encoding periplasmic nitrate reductase subunit alpha, whose amino-acid sequence MDRRDFIKSSAVAAACSAAGLTAPSALSAANKEQDWRWDKAVCRFCGTGCGIVVATKDGKIVAVKGDPLAPVNRGLNCIKGYFNAKIMYGEDRITKPLLRVNSKGEFDKNGKFVEVSWKRAFDEMEKQFKRAYNELGPTGIGVFGSGQYTVQEGYSAVKLIKGGFRSNNIDPNARHCMASAVVGFMQTFGIDEPAGCYDDIELTDTVVCWGANMAEMHPVLWARVSDRKLQNPNNVKIINLSTFSNRTSNIADMEIIFRPQTDLAIWNYIAREIVYNHPEAIDEKFVKEHCVFTTGPADIGYGMRDNINHPKYLPSELDTAAKERSKVLTEAEGVTLAYLGMKAGDTMENKHTAAPDAHWQISFDEFKKALAPYTLDFVAKLAKGDANEDLEEFKKKLQTLANYYIDQKRKVVSFWTMGMNQHTRGTWVNEQSYMVHFLLGKQAKPGNGAFSLTGQPSACGTAREVGTFSHRLPADMVVANPKHREITEKIWKLPAKTLNPKPGAPYMKIMRDLEDGKIKFIWVHVNNPWHNTANANHWIKAAREMDNFIVVSDPYPGISAKVADLILPTAMIYEKWGAYGNAERRTQHWRQQVLPVGEAMSDTWQYMEFSKRFKLKEVWGEKKIDNKLTLPSVLDEAAKLGYTPESTLYDVLFANAEAKSFSADDAIINGFDNTEVFGDSRNVVGSDGNVFKGYGFFVQKYLWEEYRKFGVGHGHDLADFDTYHKVRGLRWPVVDGKETQWRFNTKYDVYAKKAAPDSDFAFYGNAGGALPSGDLTKVTNPEKTSIKNRAKIFFRPFMDAPETPSKEYPLWLCTGRVLEHWHSGTMTMRVPELYRAVPEALCYMNEEDGKKIGVAQNDVVWVESRRGKVKARVDFRGRNKPPVGLVYVPWFDENVYINKVCLDATCPLSKQTDFKKCAVKVYKA is encoded by the coding sequence ATGGATAGACGAGATTTTATTAAAAGCTCAGCTGTTGCAGCTGCTTGTTCAGCAGCTGGTCTTACTGCGCCTAGCGCATTAAGTGCTGCTAACAAAGAGCAAGATTGGCGTTGGGATAAAGCAGTATGTAGATTTTGTGGTACTGGTTGTGGTATTGTCGTTGCTACTAAAGATGGTAAGATAGTTGCGGTAAAAGGCGATCCATTGGCTCCTGTAAATCGTGGTTTGAATTGTATTAAAGGCTATTTTAATGCTAAGATTATGTATGGTGAAGATAGAATTACTAAGCCACTTTTAAGGGTAAATTCTAAGGGTGAATTTGATAAAAATGGTAAATTCGTTGAAGTTAGCTGGAAAAGAGCATTTGACGAGATGGAAAAACAATTTAAAAGAGCTTATAATGAGCTTGGACCAACTGGTATTGGTGTATTTGGCTCTGGACAATATACTGTCCAAGAGGGATATTCGGCTGTTAAGCTAATCAAAGGCGGTTTCCGCTCAAACAATATTGACCCAAATGCTAGACACTGTATGGCTAGTGCGGTTGTGGGTTTTATGCAAACTTTTGGTATAGATGAACCCGCTGGTTGCTATGATGATATAGAACTGACTGACACAGTAGTATGCTGGGGTGCTAATATGGCAGAGATGCATCCAGTTTTATGGGCTAGGGTGAGCGATAGAAAACTTCAAAATCCAAATAATGTAAAAATTATAAATTTATCTACATTCTCAAATAGAACATCAAATATCGCTGATATGGAGATTATCTTTAGACCACAAACTGACTTAGCTATATGGAACTATATCGCTAGAGAGATTGTGTATAATCATCCAGAAGCTATAGATGAAAAATTCGTAAAAGAGCACTGTGTATTTACAACAGGCCCAGCTGATATCGGCTATGGTATGAGAGATAATATCAACCACCCTAAATATCTACCAAGCGAGCTTGATACTGCAGCCAAAGAGAGATCTAAAGTATTAACTGAAGCTGAAGGCGTAACACTAGCATATTTAGGAATGAAAGCTGGTGATACAATGGAAAATAAACACACAGCCGCTCCAGATGCTCATTGGCAAATTTCATTTGATGAATTTAAAAAGGCTTTAGCGCCATACACACTTGATTTTGTAGCGAAATTAGCTAAAGGTGATGCTAATGAAGATTTAGAAGAGTTTAAGAAAAAACTTCAAACTCTAGCAAATTATTATATAGACCAAAAACGCAAAGTTGTAAGCTTTTGGACTATGGGTATGAATCAACACACTCGTGGTACTTGGGTAAATGAACAAAGCTATATGGTGCATTTCTTGCTAGGCAAACAAGCTAAACCAGGCAATGGAGCATTCTCACTAACAGGTCAGCCAAGTGCCTGTGGTACCGCTAGAGAGGTTGGGACATTCTCACACCGCTTGCCAGCAGATATGGTCGTAGCCAATCCAAAACATAGAGAGATTACAGAGAAAATTTGGAAACTTCCAGCTAAAACTTTAAACCCAAAACCAGGTGCGCCATATATGAAAATTATGCGTGATCTTGAAGATGGTAAGATCAAATTTATTTGGGTACATGTAAATAACCCATGGCACAATACTGCAAATGCCAACCACTGGATTAAAGCAGCAAGAGAGATGGATAACTTCATAGTAGTGAGCGATCCATATCCAGGTATTAGTGCTAAGGTAGCTGACCTTATCTTGCCAACAGCTATGATATATGAAAAATGGGGAGCTTATGGTAATGCTGAGAGAAGAACTCAACATTGGAGACAACAAGTCCTTCCAGTAGGCGAGGCTATGAGTGATACATGGCAATATATGGAATTTAGCAAACGCTTTAAGCTAAAAGAGGTTTGGGGTGAGAAAAAAATCGATAACAAACTAACGCTCCCAAGTGTCTTAGATGAAGCAGCTAAATTAGGCTATACCCCAGAATCAACTCTATATGATGTCTTATTTGCTAATGCTGAGGCTAAATCATTTAGTGCCGATGATGCTATTATAAATGGATTTGATAATACTGAAGTATTCGGTGATAGCAGAAATGTAGTTGGTAGCGATGGTAATGTATTTAAAGGCTATGGATTCTTCGTCCAAAAATATCTTTGGGAAGAGTATAGAAAATTTGGCGTAGGCCACGGTCACGACTTGGCTGATTTTGATACATATCATAAGGTTAGAGGTCTTAGATGGCCAGTTGTAGATGGCAAAGAGACTCAATGGAGATTTAATACCAAATATGATGTATATGCGAAAAAAGCAGCTCCAGATAGCGATTTTGCTTTCTATGGTAACGCAGGTGGTGCTCTACCAAGTGGGGATTTAACCAAAGTTACTAACCCTGAAAAAACATCTATCAAAAATAGGGCAAAAATATTCTTTAGACCATTTATGGATGCACCAGAAACTCCAAGCAAAGAGTATCCACTATGGCTATGTACAGGTAGGGTGCTAGAGCACTGGCATAGTGGTACTATGACAATGCGTGTTCCTGAGCTATATCGTGCTGTTCCAGAAGCGCTTTGCTATATGAATGAAGAAGATGGCAAAAAAATTGGCGTAGCTCAAAATGATGTCGTATGGGTAGAGAGCCGCCGTGGTAAAGTAAAAGCTAGAGTGGATTTCCGTGGTAGAAATAAACCACCTGTAGGCTTGGTATATGTGCCTTGGTTTGATGAAAATGTATATATTAATAAAGTTTGTCTAGATGCTACTTGCCCATTATCTAAACAGACAGACTTTAAAAAATGTGCTGTAAAAGTCTATAAGGCCTAA
- the napG gene encoding ferredoxin-type protein NapG encodes MQRRDAIKTGFSLVGLLAASSFVYKEYANAKPVLKLRPPAALDEDEFLTRCIRCGLCVEACPFDTLKLAEFKDSGVGIGTPFFTPRDIPCFMCEDIPCVVECPTEALDPKLVTKDGALDINMAKMGVAVVDEKSCVAYFGIQCDACYRACPLIDKALLIDYKRNERTGKHAFLLPIVDSDYCTGCGKCEIACITDKAAITVLPRDMVMGKLGNNYVKGWVEGDDAKLKDADTKMHLDSKKGIKYLNGDEL; translated from the coding sequence ATGCAAAGGCGAGATGCTATCAAGACGGGTTTTAGTTTAGTTGGACTTTTAGCTGCTAGCTCATTTGTTTATAAAGAGTATGCAAATGCTAAGCCTGTGCTTAAACTGCGTCCGCCTGCAGCTTTGGATGAAGATGAGTTTTTGACTCGTTGTATTAGGTGCGGGCTATGCGTTGAGGCGTGTCCTTTTGATACGCTAAAACTCGCTGAATTTAAAGATAGTGGCGTAGGTATCGGAACTCCATTTTTTACCCCAAGGGATATTCCTTGCTTTATGTGCGAAGATATTCCTTGCGTAGTTGAGTGTCCAACAGAGGCGCTAGATCCTAAGCTAGTTACAAAAGATGGAGCTTTGGATATCAATATGGCTAAAATGGGTGTAGCAGTTGTTGATGAGAAGAGCTGTGTAGCCTATTTTGGAATTCAATGTGATGCGTGTTATCGTGCTTGTCCATTGATAGATAAGGCTTTATTGATAGATTATAAACGCAATGAAAGAACTGGCAAACATGCATTTTTATTGCCGATTGTAGATAGTGATTATTGTACTGGATGTGGTAAGTGTGAAATAGCATGTATCACAGATAAAGCCGCAATAACCGTGCTTCCAAGAGATATGGTTATGGGTAAGCTAGGTAATAACTATGTAAAAGGCTGGGTAGAAGGTGATGATGCTAAACTAAAAGATGCTGATACTAAAATGCATTTAGATAGCAAAAAGGGTATTAAGTATCTAAATGGAGATGAGCTATGA
- the napH gene encoding quinol dehydrogenase ferredoxin subunit NapH, producing the protein MKFTIARRVVQLAILGLFIAGNIYGVNILKGNLSSSELFGVIGLSDPYALLQLFLAGFSVGSASVIGALIMVVFYALIAPRAFCSWVCPVNILTDLGAYIRTKLKIGKNLVNISSNSRYYLFVLSLVFSFAFSIAAFESVSYIGAFTRGVVYLSGSAISIAIIIICIEAFLGKRLICGHLCPLGAFWALVSRFSLIRIYHNSKNCTHCNKCKVVCPEMQVLDIVGKQSGNIRSECISCGRCVEACDDDALNFSILKFRREE; encoded by the coding sequence ATGAAATTTACAATTGCTAGAAGAGTAGTTCAATTAGCTATTTTAGGATTGTTTATAGCTGGGAATATATATGGCGTAAATATCTTAAAAGGAAATTTAAGTAGCTCAGAGCTCTTTGGTGTGATCGGACTTAGTGATCCGTATGCTTTGCTTCAGCTATTTTTGGCTGGATTTAGTGTGGGAAGTGCAAGTGTAATTGGAGCTTTGATTATGGTTGTCTTTTATGCTTTGATAGCGCCTAGAGCATTTTGTTCTTGGGTCTGTCCAGTAAATATTCTAACAGATCTTGGTGCATACATAAGAACAAAGCTAAAAATTGGCAAAAATCTAGTTAATATAAGCTCAAATTCAAGATACTATCTATTTGTGCTGAGCTTGGTGTTTAGCTTTGCTTTTAGCATAGCAGCTTTTGAGAGCGTAAGCTATATTGGTGCATTTACTAGAGGTGTTGTATATCTTAGTGGATCGGCTATTAGTATAGCTATCATAATTATTTGTATAGAGGCTTTTTTAGGTAAGCGATTAATATGTGGTCATTTATGTCCTTTGGGAGCATTTTGGGCATTAGTTAGTAGATTTAGCTTAATACGCATCTATCACAACAGTAAAAATTGCACTCATTGTAATAAGTGCAAAGTTGTTTGTCCAGAGATGCAAGTCTTGGATATAGTGGGTAAACAAAGTGGTAATATAAGAAGCGAGTGTATAAGTTGCGGACGTTGCGTAGAGGCTTGCGATGATGATGCACTTAATTTTAGTATATTAAAATTTAGGAGAGAAGAATGA